From Propionispora vibrioides, the proteins below share one genomic window:
- the kdsB gene encoding 3-deoxy-manno-octulosonate cytidylyltransferase, whose amino-acid sequence MKILCVIPARYASTRLPGKPLADIAGKPMIQRVYEQAKKALRPAMVLVAADHPLVADAVTGFGGEVMMTSTNHPTGTDRLAEVARAFPGFDVIINVQGDEPLIEPAVIDQLAAAFVEEPDLLMATLKTRADEAEYNNPNAVKVVTGLNDYALYFSRSLLPYPRVRPETFAVYKHIGIYAYRRDFLLTYAALAPTPLEKAESLEQLRALEHGYRIKVLETSFKPVGVDTLEDLEKVRTILQK is encoded by the coding sequence GTGAAAATCCTGTGTGTCATTCCGGCGCGGTATGCATCCACCCGCCTGCCGGGAAAACCACTGGCCGATATTGCCGGTAAACCGATGATTCAGCGGGTGTATGAACAGGCGAAAAAGGCCCTTCGTCCGGCGATGGTACTGGTGGCGGCCGATCATCCGCTGGTGGCCGACGCCGTGACCGGCTTTGGCGGCGAGGTGATGATGACTTCGACTAACCATCCTACCGGCACCGACCGGCTGGCAGAGGTTGCCCGGGCTTTTCCCGGGTTCGACGTCATCATCAATGTACAGGGCGATGAGCCGCTCATTGAGCCGGCGGTGATCGACCAACTGGCGGCCGCCTTTGTCGAAGAGCCGGATCTCTTAATGGCTACCCTTAAAACAAGAGCAGATGAAGCAGAATACAATAATCCCAATGCAGTGAAAGTTGTGACCGGACTGAACGATTATGCCCTTTACTTTTCCCGCTCGCTGCTGCCATACCCGCGGGTCCGTCCGGAAACCTTTGCCGTGTACAAGCATATCGGTATTTATGCTTACCGCCGGGATTTTTTGCTAACCTATGCCGCCCTGGCGCCGACACCACTGGAAAAGGCGGAATCTTTAGAACAGCTTCGCGCCTTGGAACATGGCTACCGGATTAAAGTGCTGGAAACCAGCTTTAAGCCGGTTGGTGTGGACACTCTGGAGGATCTGGAAAAAGTACGAACTATATTGCAAAAATAA
- the msbA gene encoding lipid A export permease/ATP-binding protein MsbA, giving the protein MNTYLRLIAFIRPYIPRLILAVICIMMAASANLYIPWILKEVIDKVLADKDLLTLNIIAGGIVVVFLLRGIFFYGQTYLMAYIGQRIIIDIRSAVYRHFQRLSLSYYEKRQTGTLMSYVTNDVAALQNALVDNVIDGVTEGMTLIGSLGAMFYIHWKLSLLTIITLPLVAQTINIFGKKLRKTSHVMQERAADITSVLQETISAIRVIKSFVREDHEIQRFENENYKNFRAQMKNAQLMALLTPIVEFLSAVGVTLIIWYGGLEVINGNLTAGSLIAFLMYVVNLSNPIKRLSRVYGGIQRSLAAAQRIFTVLDTEPEIQNMPGAVPLPAICGEVVFHAVDFSYKAGEPTLQNISIQARPGQMVAIVGASGAGKTTIANLIPRFYDPTAGYISIDGIDIKTVTVESLREQIGIVPQETVLFNGSAYENIRYGRLDATRDEIIGAAKAANAHQFISRMPEGYDTQIGERGSKLSGGQRQRIAIARAILKNPRVLILDEATSALDTESEKLVQEALDKLMAGRTSFVIAHRLSTIKRAHVILVMEKGRIVEEGTHEQLMARGGVYYNLHQVQFSSNKAAQ; this is encoded by the coding sequence ATGAATACCTATTTGCGCTTAATTGCCTTTATCCGTCCATACATTCCCCGTCTGATTCTGGCAGTCATTTGTATTATGATGGCAGCCAGTGCCAATTTGTATATTCCTTGGATTTTAAAAGAAGTCATTGATAAGGTTCTCGCCGATAAAGATCTGCTTACTCTTAACATTATTGCCGGCGGTATTGTCGTAGTCTTCCTTTTGCGAGGCATTTTCTTTTATGGACAGACCTATCTGATGGCCTATATCGGTCAACGGATAATTATTGATATCCGCTCAGCGGTATATCGCCATTTTCAGCGTTTGTCGCTTTCCTATTATGAGAAACGGCAGACAGGGACGCTGATGAGCTATGTGACTAATGATGTGGCAGCCTTGCAGAATGCATTGGTCGACAATGTGATTGACGGCGTGACCGAAGGGATGACTCTGATCGGGTCTTTGGGGGCCATGTTTTATATTCACTGGAAACTGTCTCTTTTAACCATTATTACACTGCCTCTAGTGGCGCAGACTATTAATATTTTCGGAAAAAAACTGCGTAAAACCAGTCATGTCATGCAGGAACGGGCGGCCGATATTACTTCAGTGCTGCAGGAAACCATTTCGGCCATCCGGGTCATCAAATCCTTTGTCAGAGAAGACCATGAAATCCAACGTTTTGAAAACGAGAATTATAAAAATTTCCGGGCGCAGATGAAAAACGCCCAGTTGATGGCCCTATTAACGCCGATTGTTGAATTTTTGTCGGCCGTGGGAGTTACCTTGATAATCTGGTATGGTGGTTTAGAGGTGATTAACGGCAATTTGACGGCCGGATCACTGATTGCCTTTCTTATGTATGTTGTCAATCTTTCCAATCCCATTAAACGGCTTAGCCGGGTGTATGGGGGAATACAGCGTTCCTTGGCTGCTGCACAGCGGATTTTTACCGTTCTTGATACCGAGCCGGAAATACAAAATATGCCCGGCGCCGTACCACTGCCGGCCATTTGCGGTGAAGTGGTCTTTCACGCAGTTGATTTTTCTTACAAAGCAGGCGAACCAACGCTGCAGAATATTTCCATTCAGGCCCGGCCGGGGCAGATGGTGGCTATTGTCGGGGCCAGCGGCGCCGGCAAGACGACGATCGCCAACCTGATTCCCCGCTTTTATGATCCGACTGCCGGCTATATCAGTATTGACGGTATTGACATCAAGACGGTAACCGTCGAGTCGCTGCGGGAGCAGATTGGTATCGTACCGCAGGAAACGGTGCTGTTTAACGGTTCTGCTTATGAAAATATCCGCTATGGCCGGTTGGATGCAACACGGGATGAGATTATTGGGGCGGCTAAGGCAGCTAATGCTCATCAGTTTATCAGCCGTATGCCCGAGGGTTATGACACCCAGATCGGCGAACGGGGTTCGAAGCTGTCCGGCGGCCAGCGCCAGCGGATCGCTATTGCCCGCGCTATTTTAAAAAATCCCCGGGTGCTTATTCTGGATGAAGCCACCTCGGCTTTGGATACCGAAAGCGAGAAACTGGTACAGGAAGCGCTGGACAAATTAATGGCCGGCCGGACTTCCTTTGTCATTGCCCATCGTCTGTCCACCATCAAACGGGCCCATGTGATTCTGGTTATGGAAAAGGGGCGGATTGTCGAAGAGGGAACGCACGAACAGCTTATGGCGCGCGGCGGCGTGTACTATAATTTGCATCAGGTGCAGTTTTCCAGTAATAAAGCGGCACAATAG
- the lpxK gene encoding tetraacyldisaccharide 4'-kinase has product MYYLYNVLGLLLVIVALPVFMVRLVRENGFGERLRQSFGFLPDEEIDKVAQRDCIWVHAASVGEIVAASPIIREFRREFPVQPILVSVVTSSGYEMARRIVKDADAIIYFPLDLPWISRAVVKKIQPKVFVPVETELWPNFLKNMRRRGIPVMMANGRISDKSVTRYHYLRNVLKDMMGTVTRFCMQSAVDAEYIVRLGADPDRVIVTGNTKYDQTYTVVSPEEREKLYMEMGVSGNQPIIVAGSTHKGEEEPLLTAFTAIQAEFPAAKLIIAPRETLRTQEIVTLAAQYKLQAVARTELKEQPRTGHDIVIVDTIGELGKIYGIGDIIFVGGSLIPHGGHNILEPAAHGKPILTGPNMFNFKDTYALFDSRQACITVKSGEELKSAMLQLLHNSQERTVMSSRSLAIIRENRGAARKSALHLKELLASPESAADRKRAVRMRQRENSQLYLYRLVHGEKEGLLADCLLAVLRLLSFLYEIGVSLKLSLYRSGILKQHKLPCQVISLGNITVGGTGKTPTAQRLAAIIRDMGCRVVILNRGYRAKHKGEVGVVSDGKKIYMSATEAGDEAYLLAKNLPGVPVLIGKHRAITGQYAVDKFQAEIIIMDDGYQHWQLVRDLDIVLIDTINVFGNNFMLPRGTLREPLENLNRANAFLLTKADQSTEHARFDIRDKVKIYNSQALIVESIHNPRCFIEIEEWYKGEISKNIAPLEAIQGKKVMALSAIGNPSSFEQTIVDIGAEVVYSARYPDHHSYNMKEMQEVLQQAIDNDVYAIITTEKDAVKIPAEFIHSERKVPIYVLGIELKFTEGSQELMALIAAMAARDQKKKTTQEVG; this is encoded by the coding sequence ATGTATTATCTATATAATGTACTGGGACTGCTGCTGGTTATTGTCGCGCTGCCTGTCTTTATGGTCCGGCTGGTCCGGGAAAACGGATTTGGCGAGCGACTGCGGCAAAGCTTTGGCTTTTTACCTGACGAGGAGATTGACAAAGTGGCGCAGCGGGACTGTATCTGGGTCCATGCCGCTTCGGTAGGGGAGATTGTAGCGGCCAGTCCGATTATCAGAGAATTTCGCCGGGAGTTTCCGGTTCAGCCTATTCTGGTTTCGGTAGTCACCTCCAGCGGTTATGAAATGGCCCGGCGAATTGTGAAGGATGCCGATGCGATCATTTATTTTCCGCTTGATTTGCCCTGGATCAGCCGGGCCGTTGTAAAAAAAATCCAGCCCAAGGTTTTTGTGCCGGTAGAAACCGAGCTGTGGCCGAATTTTTTAAAGAATATGCGGCGCAGGGGTATTCCGGTTATGATGGCGAATGGACGGATTAGCGATAAAAGTGTTACCCGTTATCATTACCTGCGGAATGTTCTAAAAGATATGATGGGAACGGTTACCCGCTTTTGCATGCAGTCGGCAGTGGATGCCGAATACATCGTTAGGCTGGGGGCCGATCCGGACCGGGTTATTGTCACCGGCAATACCAAGTATGATCAGACCTATACGGTTGTCAGCCCGGAAGAAAGAGAAAAATTATATATGGAAATGGGCGTTTCCGGCAACCAGCCGATTATTGTGGCCGGCAGCACCCATAAGGGAGAAGAGGAACCATTGCTTACCGCCTTTACCGCTATTCAGGCGGAGTTTCCGGCTGCCAAGCTGATTATCGCTCCCCGGGAGACGCTGCGGACACAAGAGATTGTGACCCTGGCCGCCCAATACAAGCTGCAGGCGGTTGCCCGTACCGAACTGAAAGAGCAGCCCCGTACCGGACACGATATTGTCATTGTCGATACCATTGGTGAGCTGGGAAAAATTTATGGTATTGGCGACATTATTTTTGTCGGCGGCAGTCTGATCCCCCATGGCGGTCATAATATTCTGGAGCCGGCGGCTCATGGCAAGCCAATTTTGACTGGACCTAACATGTTCAACTTTAAAGACACCTATGCTCTGTTCGATAGCCGCCAGGCTTGCATTACAGTGAAGAGCGGCGAGGAGCTGAAAAGCGCTATGCTGCAACTGCTCCATAATAGTCAGGAGCGGACTGTCATGTCCAGCCGTTCCTTGGCGATTATCCGGGAAAATCGCGGTGCCGCCCGCAAGAGCGCACTCCATTTGAAAGAACTGTTAGCCTCGCCTGAAAGTGCCGCCGACCGGAAACGGGCAGTCAGGATGCGGCAGCGGGAAAACTCGCAGCTTTATTTGTACCGGTTGGTGCATGGTGAAAAAGAAGGTCTATTGGCCGATTGCCTGCTGGCTGTTTTGCGTCTGCTCTCCTTTTTGTATGAAATCGGTGTTTCCCTCAAGCTAAGCTTATACAGGAGCGGTATACTGAAACAGCACAAGCTGCCCTGCCAGGTCATCAGCCTGGGCAATATTACGGTAGGCGGCACCGGCAAGACACCAACTGCCCAGCGTTTAGCCGCCATTATTCGGGATATGGGCTGCCGGGTGGTGATTTTAAACCGGGGCTACCGGGCCAAGCACAAAGGAGAAGTCGGTGTCGTATCGGACGGCAAGAAAATCTACATGTCGGCGACTGAAGCGGGAGATGAGGCCTATCTGTTGGCCAAAAACTTGCCCGGCGTTCCTGTGCTGATTGGCAAGCACCGTGCAATAACCGGCCAGTATGCCGTAGACAAGTTCCAGGCGGAGATTATTATTATGGACGATGGTTACCAGCATTGGCAGTTGGTTCGGGATCTGGATATTGTCCTGATTGATACCATCAATGTTTTCGGTAATAATTTTATGCTGCCCCGTGGTACCCTGAGGGAGCCGCTGGAAAATCTGAACCGGGCCAATGCTTTTCTGCTGACCAAGGCCGACCAGTCTACCGAACATGCCCGCTTTGATATCCGGGACAAAGTAAAAATCTATAACTCTCAGGCGCTCATCGTTGAAAGCATCCATAACCCTCGCTGCTTTATTGAAATTGAAGAGTGGTATAAGGGGGAAATTTCCAAGAATATTGCGCCGCTGGAAGCTATACAAGGCAAAAAGGTGATGGCGCTGTCAGCCATCGGTAACCCTTCCTCTTTTGAACAAACCATTGTTGATATCGGTGCTGAGGTAGTCTATTCAGCCCGCTATCCCGATCATCACAGTTATAATATGAAGGAAATGCAAGAGGTGCTGCAGCAGGCAATTGATAATGACGTATATGCCATCATTACGACGGAAAAAGATGCTGTTAAGATTCCTGCCGAATTTATTCATTCCGAACGGAAAGTGCCTATTTATGTATTAGGCATTGAACTTAAGTTTACTGAGGGGTCTCAGGAACTGATGGCCTTGATTGCCGCCATGGCAGCTAGGGATCAGAAGAAAAAAACAACTCAGGAGGTGGGATAA
- the fabZ gene encoding 3-hydroxyacyl-ACP dehydratase FabZ: MLSSAEIQKVIPHRYPFLLVDRIIELEPMKRAVGIKCVTSTEPFFQGHFPGHPVMPGVLILEAMAQVGGVAMLYPEENRGDIALFAGIDRVKFRKQVVPGDQLKMVAELIKVRSSMGKLWAESFVDGQLVAEGEFLFALTKR, from the coding sequence ATGTTATCTTCAGCAGAAATTCAGAAAGTGATACCGCACCGTTATCCGTTTTTATTGGTGGACCGGATTATTGAACTGGAACCGATGAAGCGGGCCGTGGGCATTAAATGTGTTACTTCGACCGAACCGTTTTTCCAGGGCCATTTTCCCGGTCATCCGGTGATGCCGGGCGTGCTCATTTTAGAAGCCATGGCTCAGGTCGGTGGTGTGGCTATGCTGTATCCGGAAGAAAATCGTGGTGATATTGCGCTGTTTGCCGGCATCGACCGGGTGAAATTCCGTAAACAGGTCGTTCCCGGCGATCAGCTTAAAATGGTGGCTGAATTGATTAAAGTCCGCAGCTCAATGGGGAAACTTTGGGCGGAATCTTTTGTGGACGGCCAATTAGTGGCCGAGGGCGAATTTTTATTTGCCCTGACTAAACGGTAA
- a CDS encoding LpxI family protein encodes MKKIGLLAGVGRLPVEFARAARGMGFAVIAIALLPEVDEELSRTADVFYSIPVGELERMLTVLKQEEITQATMIGKVTKELLFSGVQRPDARLQKLLFRLPDHKDDTIMLALVKELATEGIGILDQTALLKLLMPASGVLTERQPTPQEEADMKFGFTMAKHMGDLDIGQTVVVKNCAVMAVEAIEGTDACIRRGGELGRGGVTVVKTAKPGQDMRFDVPSIGLQTIRSMVEAGATALAMEAGKTLLVEKEAVLELANRHQMTIVVM; translated from the coding sequence ATGAAAAAAATCGGTTTATTAGCTGGTGTTGGAAGACTGCCGGTAGAATTTGCCCGTGCCGCTCGCGGCATGGGCTTTGCCGTGATTGCGATTGCCCTGCTGCCGGAGGTGGATGAAGAACTATCCCGGACGGCGGATGTGTTTTATTCCATTCCCGTGGGGGAACTGGAACGTATGCTGACGGTGTTGAAACAAGAGGAAATCACCCAGGCTACGATGATTGGCAAAGTGACAAAGGAATTGTTATTTAGCGGCGTACAACGGCCCGATGCCCGGCTGCAGAAGCTGCTATTCAGATTACCTGATCACAAGGATGATACGATTATGTTGGCCTTGGTTAAAGAACTGGCTACTGAGGGAATCGGCATCCTGGACCAGACCGCCCTGCTTAAGCTGCTGATGCCTGCATCGGGTGTGTTGACCGAACGTCAGCCGACTCCGCAGGAAGAAGCTGATATGAAGTTCGGTTTTACCATGGCCAAGCATATGGGTGATTTGGATATTGGTCAAACGGTAGTTGTCAAAAATTGTGCCGTCATGGCGGTGGAAGCCATTGAGGGTACCGATGCCTGCATCCGGCGTGGCGGTGAGTTGGGCCGGGGCGGAGTTACGGTGGTAAAAACAGCCAAACCCGGTCAGGATATGCGGTTTGACGTCCCCAGCATCGGGCTGCAAACCATCCGTTCCATGGTGGAAGCGGGTGCTACGGCGCTGGCTATGGAGGCCGGTAAAACCCTGCTGGTGGAAAAAGAGGCTGTGCTGGAATTGGCTAACCGCCATCAAATGACCATTGTGGTTATGTAA
- the lpxA gene encoding acyl-ACP--UDP-N-acetylglucosamine O-acyltransferase — translation MKPESVVIPLRKIHETAVVHPGARIGKDVEIGPYAVIGENVLIGDGTVIGAHVVVDGWTSIGKNCVIFHSASIGTEPQDLKFNGEKSYVFIGDNTKIREFATVNRATGENEETRVGSNCLLMAYTHVAHNCVVGNHVIMSNAATLAGHVIVEDRAVIGGLAGVHQFVKIGRNAMIGGASKVVQDVPPYVIVDGHPAKVSGLNNVGMSRSGISLNARRNLKKAYKLLYRSGLSLAQAIAVMEQDLESCEEIEHFMRFLRNAERGVCRSRKDTSE, via the coding sequence ATGAAACCTGAATCTGTCGTAATTCCATTACGTAAAATACACGAAACAGCAGTCGTTCATCCAGGGGCACGGATCGGTAAGGATGTGGAAATTGGTCCTTATGCGGTAATCGGTGAGAACGTACTCATCGGCGACGGCACGGTCATTGGCGCCCATGTTGTGGTTGACGGCTGGACAAGTATCGGAAAAAACTGCGTGATTTTCCATAGTGCCTCGATTGGCACCGAACCGCAGGATTTGAAATTTAACGGTGAAAAGAGCTATGTGTTTATTGGTGATAATACCAAGATTCGCGAATTTGCCACCGTGAACCGGGCAACCGGTGAAAATGAGGAAACCCGAGTGGGTTCCAACTGTCTGTTAATGGCTTATACCCACGTGGCACATAACTGCGTAGTGGGCAACCATGTAATTATGTCCAACGCCGCGACACTGGCCGGCCACGTCATCGTGGAGGACCGGGCGGTCATCGGCGGGTTGGCCGGTGTGCACCAGTTTGTCAAAATCGGGCGCAATGCCATGATTGGCGGCGCTTCCAAGGTAGTACAGGACGTACCGCCTTATGTAATTGTCGACGGCCATCCGGCTAAGGTTTCGGGGCTGAACAATGTGGGCATGTCCCGTTCCGGCATTAGCCTGAATGCGCGGCGCAACCTGAAGAAAGCTTATAAACTGCTGTACCGCTCGGGCTTAAGTCTGGCGCAGGCCATCGCCGTAATGGAACAGGACCTGGAATCCTGCGAAGAGATTGAACACTTTATGCGTTTCCTGCGCAATGCGGAACGGGGAGTATGCCGCAGCCGCAAGGATACGTCTGAATAA
- the lpxB gene encoding lipid-A-disaccharide synthase gives MHKIMISVGEASGDLHGASLAEALRQLEPDIAVFGMGGQAMRDAGVDIVYDIADINVMGFVEVIRNLPRLFRLKDSLVALMAAEKPDVLVVIDYPDFNMRLAKAAKKQDIPVVYYISPQVWIWRKDRAKDIAAMTEQVAAIFPFEADVYREAGANVTFVGHPLLDIVKPNWDKETAYQHFAVDPEHPVVLLMPGSRKQEVDQLLDIMLSAAEKIRRVMPECQFLLPAATTISREMLQNKLDKYSLPVQITTGNTYDLMQIANLAIAASGTATLETALMQVPTIVVYKTSPITYFIGKQLIKIPYVSLPNIIAGRQIVPELLQEEANADRVADEALRILSDWDIYSQTIEDLIAMRQTLGSGGAVRRTAELVLEVAAQQAGGKE, from the coding sequence ATGCATAAAATTATGATTTCCGTCGGCGAGGCATCGGGCGATTTGCATGGAGCCAGTTTGGCAGAGGCCCTGAGGCAGCTTGAACCGGATATTGCCGTATTCGGTATGGGTGGACAAGCCATGCGTGACGCCGGCGTGGATATCGTATACGATATTGCCGATATTAACGTTATGGGTTTTGTAGAAGTAATTAGAAATTTGCCCCGCCTTTTTCGCCTGAAAGATAGTCTGGTTGCGCTGATGGCGGCCGAGAAACCGGATGTGCTGGTTGTGATCGACTATCCCGATTTTAATATGCGGCTGGCTAAGGCAGCTAAAAAACAGGACATACCTGTGGTATACTATATTAGTCCACAGGTATGGATTTGGCGTAAAGACAGGGCTAAGGATATTGCCGCCATGACCGAACAGGTGGCTGCAATTTTTCCTTTTGAGGCTGACGTGTACCGGGAAGCCGGCGCCAACGTGACCTTTGTCGGACATCCACTCTTAGATATTGTGAAACCCAACTGGGATAAAGAAACTGCTTATCAGCATTTTGCGGTCGATCCGGAGCATCCCGTTGTACTTTTGATGCCTGGCAGCCGGAAGCAGGAAGTGGACCAACTGCTGGATATTATGCTGTCGGCGGCGGAAAAAATAAGAAGAGTTATGCCGGAATGCCAATTCCTTTTACCGGCGGCTACGACAATTTCCCGGGAAATGCTGCAAAATAAGCTGGATAAATATTCCTTGCCGGTGCAAATTACTACTGGCAATACCTATGATTTAATGCAAATTGCCAACCTGGCCATTGCCGCTTCTGGCACGGCCACGCTGGAAACGGCGCTCATGCAGGTGCCGACCATTGTTGTGTACAAGACTTCGCCAATTACGTACTTCATTGGAAAGCAACTAATTAAAATTCCTTATGTCAGCCTGCCTAACATCATTGCCGGACGTCAGATCGTCCCGGAATTGCTGCAGGAAGAGGCCAACGCTGACCGGGTGGCTGATGAAGCCTTGCGGATTTTGTCTGATTGGGATATATACAGTCAAACTATAGAGGATTTAATTGCCATGCGCCAGACTCTGGGCAGCGGCGGCGCCGTACGGCGTACCGCCGAACTTGTTCTGGAAGTTGCCGCGCAGCAGGCTGGAGGGAAAGAATGA
- the lpxC gene encoding UDP-3-O-acyl-N-acetylglucosamine deacetylase: MQNETTLARRISYTGIGLHSGQDVTITLCPAPAQTGIVFVRTDLPEAPQVRACASYVTNTMRATTLENGPAKVFTVEHLLAALAMLEVDNCFVEINAVEPPVADGSSLVFVRLIEEAGKQELAAPRQIFCVTREHTVRVDDKFITILPYDGLRVSFTSVNPHPALGVQFGDYEINPATFTEQIAPARTIGFMHEVKALQAKGLALGGSMDNAVVYEDGKALNPLRFPDELVRHKILDVLGDLALAGQLRGHIIAVKSGHALNTALARDILASQNRL, translated from the coding sequence ATGCAAAATGAGACGACCCTTGCCCGGCGAATATCGTATACCGGGATTGGACTGCACTCGGGACAGGATGTGACGATCACCCTGTGTCCGGCACCGGCCCAGACCGGCATTGTTTTTGTTAGAACCGACTTGCCGGAAGCACCGCAGGTCAGGGCCTGCGCTTCTTATGTTACTAATACGATGCGGGCGACGACCCTGGAGAACGGCCCGGCGAAAGTCTTTACAGTGGAGCATCTTTTAGCTGCACTGGCTATGTTGGAAGTGGACAACTGCTTCGTGGAAATCAATGCGGTGGAGCCGCCGGTGGCCGATGGCAGTTCCCTGGTTTTTGTCAGGCTGATTGAGGAAGCCGGTAAACAGGAACTGGCAGCCCCGCGGCAGATTTTTTGTGTAACAAGGGAACACACCGTGCGTGTCGACGATAAATTTATTACCATTTTGCCCTATGACGGTTTACGGGTTTCCTTTACGTCGGTCAATCCTCATCCTGCGCTTGGGGTGCAATTTGGCGATTATGAGATAAATCCCGCTACGTTTACCGAGCAGATTGCGCCGGCCAGAACCATCGGGTTTATGCACGAAGTCAAAGCCCTGCAGGCAAAAGGGCTGGCACTTGGCGGCAGCATGGATAACGCCGTGGTCTACGAGGACGGCAAGGCGTTAAATCCTTTACGTTTTCCCGATGAACTGGTGAGGCACAAAATTTTGGACGTATTGGGTGATTTAGCGCTGGCTGGCCAGCTTCGCGGTCATATCATCGCGGTTAAGTCCGGCCACGCCTTAAATACGGCATTAGCCAGGGATATATTAGCAAGCCAAAATAGACTCTAA
- a CDS encoding amino acid ABC transporter ATP-binding protein: MLEIQHLKKHFGKVTAVEDVSLQVAAGETVVLMGPSGCGKSTTIRTVNRLIEADGGSVLFCGRNILHMNDEELRQVRKKIGFVFQQFNLISRLTAEENVMLGLIMDGMPRELAKEKAREALRKVGMESHATHKSGEMSGGQQQRVGIARALAFEPELMLWDEPTASLDPILVREVLVVMEELAKYRSSAMLVVTHEIPFALHVADRIVLMEEGKIREEGIPSEVFVRPVSDIGKKYKELIEYQTNTNTLTLAGKRIA, from the coding sequence ATGTTAGAAATTCAACATTTGAAGAAACATTTTGGCAAAGTGACGGCGGTGGAGGATGTGAGTCTTCAGGTGGCGGCAGGCGAAACCGTCGTGTTGATGGGGCCGTCGGGATGTGGCAAATCAACCACCATTCGTACTGTCAACCGCCTGATTGAAGCGGACGGCGGCTCCGTCCTGTTTTGTGGCAGGAATATTTTGCACATGAACGACGAGGAGTTGCGACAGGTCCGGAAAAAGATCGGCTTTGTATTTCAGCAGTTCAACCTGATTAGCCGTCTTACGGCGGAGGAGAATGTCATGCTGGGCCTGATTATGGACGGTATGCCCCGGGAGTTGGCTAAGGAAAAGGCCCGGGAGGCACTGCGCAAGGTAGGCATGGAAAGCCATGCCACGCACAAGTCGGGTGAAATGTCCGGTGGCCAGCAGCAGCGGGTAGGTATTGCCCGGGCCCTGGCGTTTGAGCCGGAACTGATGCTTTGGGATGAACCGACGGCTTCCCTTGACCCAATTTTGGTACGGGAAGTATTGGTGGTCATGGAGGAGCTGGCTAAATACCGCTCCAGTGCCATGCTGGTGGTGACCCATGAGATACCCTTTGCCTTGCATGTGGCTGACCGCATTGTACTGATGGAAGAGGGGAAAATCAGGGAGGAAGGCATTCCTTCCGAGGTGTTTGTCCGGCCTGTTTCGGATATCGGCAAAAAGTATAAGGAACTGATTGAATATCAGACTAATACCAATACCCTGACGCTAGCTGGCAAGCGCATTGCGTAA
- a CDS encoding lysophospholipid acyltransferase family protein → MIYQLVKLCSRLLCLLPVRLQRSAGNLLGAACWPLVPPKRRRMAIDNIMRSLAVDRPTAQKIAKTSATRFGRMFTEVLCLPELRADNIGCRVELNGKEHLEEALSYGHGAVIATAHAGNWELLGASLAMHGFPLIAVAQKQTNEQMDRFINEYRTMAGMHVTYKTGVREMIRMLGQGKIIGLLMDQHAGRDGVWVDFFGRRASTATGAAALARMKGAPIVPAFITEKPDGTHTVLLHPIVWPDKTEVKDEDIRQTTQRLTTIIEAHIRQYPQEWFWLHNRWKHSPDQ, encoded by the coding sequence ATGATCTATCAGCTTGTGAAATTATGTAGCCGTTTGTTGTGCTTGCTGCCTGTCAGACTGCAACGCAGTGCCGGTAATTTGCTAGGAGCCGCCTGCTGGCCCCTGGTGCCGCCTAAACGGCGCCGTATGGCCATTGACAATATTATGCGGAGTTTGGCGGTAGACAGACCGACGGCGCAGAAAATTGCCAAAACCAGCGCGACCCGCTTTGGGAGAATGTTTACCGAAGTACTTTGCCTGCCCGAGCTTAGGGCGGATAATATTGGCTGCCGCGTGGAGCTTAACGGGAAGGAGCATTTGGAAGAGGCTTTATCCTATGGGCACGGGGCGGTGATAGCCACGGCTCATGCCGGCAATTGGGAACTGTTAGGAGCGTCATTGGCAATGCACGGCTTTCCGTTGATCGCTGTGGCGCAAAAGCAGACCAACGAACAAATGGACCGCTTTATCAACGAATACCGGACCATGGCGGGCATGCATGTAACTTATAAGACCGGCGTCCGGGAGATGATCAGGATGCTAGGGCAGGGTAAAATTATCGGTTTGTTAATGGACCAGCATGCCGGACGGGACGGGGTGTGGGTGGATTTTTTCGGCCGTCGGGCCTCCACGGCGACAGGCGCCGCCGCTCTCGCCCGGATGAAAGGAGCGCCGATTGTACCGGCCTTTATTACCGAGAAGCCGGACGGAACGCATACCGTGCTGCTGCATCCTATTGTGTGGCCCGATAAGACCGAGGTTAAGGACGAGGATATCCGCCAAACCACCCAGCGTCTGACGACTATTATCGAAGCCCACATCCGCCAATACCCGCAGGAATGGTTCTGGCTACACAACCGCTGGAAACACTCCCCGGATCAATAA